The Solanum dulcamara chromosome 2, daSolDulc1.2, whole genome shotgun sequence region TCTTTGCTTTTTTTATCCTTAGTGTATGCACCCCTTTTTGTTTGCACCTCATACTTAGTGGGTTTTCCCCTAATGTATACATCATTTTCATTTGCACGATATCATTTGTACTTGTTCTAATATGTCACCTAACGTATGCATCATGTTTTTTATTTGCACTGTAGCCTTTGCAATATCACAAAACACTTCACATCTCAAGGATAAGATAGGAATAATGTATATCAATGTCATTGTAGCAACTACCGAGAAATATAGAAACATATAGGTTCATATCCTATCTAGGGGTGTGCATCGGTCGGTTCGGTTCGGTTTTATGTATTATAGGTTCGGTTTATCGATTTTCGGTTTTGAAATATGCTAAACCAATAACAAACCAATAAGTTGTTTTTTTATCGGTTTCCGGTTTATCGGTTTTGATCCGTAACGGTTCGGCTTTCGGTTAACCAACAAGAAAATgcacataaaataattatgactTCTCCAACAATTTGACGTGACAAGACAAGAATATAACTTAAcggaatgctcataaaatagaaacaatagtgactaacatgaaaagaactctacaagtgcaacacaaataaaagaactaGGACAATAATATGAATTGAAGGTTGAAGACAAATGTAGTAACCAATAAGGTATTGATAttactatttaatatttatttaggggtaaaGTAGTAAATTATTATTGTCTTAATGAGTTATCTGTTTACTCAATATTAAAAACCAATATCGAACTAATAACccgatatatttttttataaaaccattaaaaacccattaacccaataacccaatagcaataacccaataacatttttttcggTTCGATTTATTGTCGGTTCGACTTTTGCACACTCCTAATCCTATCCCCTTTATAGCATCTCCAACTCTTTTTTCACAAAGACGTGTTCTAGCATCTCCAACTCTTTTTTCACAAAGACATGTTCTTCAAGGACTTCTCAATTAAAACTATGCTAAATATTCTGCTTTTGAGGTTGATTATGTACTTGTGAAGATAGCAATACCtctgaataaaaagataatgaATTTCTTCTGGGGTGTGAATTTCCAAAGGATTTGGAAAATCAATTATTGTAATTAAATAAGGATCTAAtctggattaagagagttgacgAAGTTAGTGAGGTGAACATAAAAAGGGGTTGAAAATTGGGAGAACAGTATTATTCCTTTCTGATTGTGAATATAAAAGACATAGATAGGGTGCAAGCTGGAAAATGATGCATACATTAGGTGGCAAACCTAAGAGGAATTAGGAATAGGTGCAAAACAGAAAGTCGTATACAGTAAGGACAAttgtaaaaagaaataaaaaatataaacaaatcAAAGAAACAAGACATACATTAAGGGTGCAAAATGCAAAACACTCGAGCATGCCCCTCACTCCCATGGATGCCTTACCTCAGGCGTGTGCCATGCATCCCGCAAGCCATTGCACTCCATGGTTACCTTGTCCACTTGGCCCCACCCTTGTCCATCTCATGGACCTTAATTTTGGTGTTTGTAGTGGGTTGTGAAAATATACGGAAATGTATAAGAGCATTTCATATTAGTGTATTGCATCTAAAACAAAAGTTACATTGCATCcacatgtcaagttcaacagcTAGCCCATAAAGGACGTCAACTATATTTAACATTTGTGATTTTGTCTTGATGACCAACAGTTGAGTATCCTGAAGTAACAAGCCACATGTAATGTAGAGCTGGTTACTCCAGTGCAACAAATATACAGAATGATAACAAGTGGGTATAACACATTATCAGCACATTGTATTGGCCACATACACACAACAGAAGGTAAATGATAATTACCAAATAGAAAGAAAAGGTTTTACATACTAACCGTGCTTTGAAATCCAGGCCATTCTATGTACTTCAGCTGACTTGGCTGCTCAACCAAGAATTCTAGTATAGATTTTGCAGCCCTGAGTcattaacaaataaaatttcagaACAGTATCAACACATCATCAAAAACATTTCATCTAGTTTAACTTTCACAATTCATATTATTAGAGGATCTTATAATAACATGGCGCAACTCAAAATTACCGAGGagatgaccttagataggaggatgTGGAAGTCGCGTATTcaggtagaaggttagtaggtataGAGTGTTGTCTTGCTTTTTGAGGGGTTTAGCCTTATTCTTGTAGTGTCTGGCTTTTGATTACATCATTATCTATTGTTTATTGTGTTTAGGTTATCGCACTATTTTGTGGTTGTTACTGTTTCTTTATTAGTTGTTTTGTTTTCTTCACAGTTGTTTCCCTTTTTCATACCTactttgatattttgtactcgACCCGgtggagggtagagtgtacgctgaccttagataggagagtgtggagTTCACGTATTCAGGTAGAAAGTTAGTATGTATAGAGTGTTGTCTTGCTTTTTGAGGGGTTTAGCCTTATTCTTATAGTGTCTTGCTTTTGATTCCATCATTATCGGTTGTTTATTGTGTTTAGGTTATCGCACTATTTTGTGGTTGTTACTTTTTCTTTATTAGTTGTTTTGTTTTCTTCACAGTTGTTTCCCTTTTTCATACCTactttgatattttgtactcgACCCGgtggagggtagagtgtacgctgaccttacccctacctcgtgGTAGATAATATCCAAGcaaattatttgttaaaaatggATATTCAAGCCAAGGAGAAAATATCGGAGAAACTAGTAAAACCTCAAGTCATCAGATCAAGCTGCAGAACTTAATGCTCTAGTTTACACACACATATGCAATTGAAGTACCTGATACCTTGCTTCGTAGCATTTATCCAAAATGGATCTTCGTCATCATTGACACTAGATTGATAGTTTCTTTCTACAAATGAAGCACATTTGACAGCACGACCAGCAAGAGATAAATGCGTAATGCTTCTACCAGGAACCTGCGAATACCAAAACTCCCATTTTAAGATGTATTATCATCACAACAACATACCGAGTGGAAtaccacaagtggggtttgggaagggtaggatgtacacagaccttagccctacctttgtggggtagagaggttgtttccggtAGACCTTCGACTCAAATGAAGTGTAATCAAAGAAGTATTAAAAGGAAAATAAcgacagcaaaataacaaaatgaaCAAAGCAAATGAAGAACCAGGTGGTCgctaaaattgaagaataagatACTATGCAAATACTAACTAATACTActaaataagaaaagaagaaaaattaaataaacctTTCTAGACACAGGCTGAACGCAATCATGACTTTTGAGTGTGCTCCTCTTGTAACTCACAATATGGGACGGTAATCTTGGATAGACTCCACCAATTTTGGGGCAGAGGACATCTGATGTCAATTGATTTTTTAGGAGATTTACAAAGTTATTTTAGATTAATTGAAGCCGCAAAGAACCAAACTACATATGTGTGTTGGAGAATGGAACCTGTAACCAGATCCGAGCGCCAGCTGGAAAAACTGACCATCTCAGTGATCTATCACAACGTTAGGACAATTGCTCACTTGCACCGGCAAAAGTCTCCGAACAAGTGTATGACGACTGCAAAAGGGGTTGCAATAAGGAATTATCTGACATCAAAAGAGACATAGTAATGGTACTCATACAGCTCAAAAGTACAGTCATACAGCAACCTATAGTGATGAATGAAAATGTGTTACATCAAATAAAGAACACTTTTGAAAACCcttcattttttgaaataaaagaacTCATATTACAATCAAGGATGAGTCATACAATTACAAGTTATGCAACTGCAAATCATAAAGCAATGTACAGACTTGTTAACTTATTTAGGGAGGACAaacaaaactagccaaaaccaGAGATATGCATACACAAGACAAATATACTGAATAATGGTGGCAAAAGGCGGATAGGGTTTGGGTGGGTTGAAAACGGGTTGAACAAAACCGGGTTATAACTCAACCTGACCATTTTAATACAGGGACAAATGGGTCGGGTAAAAAAGGGTCTGCCCATTTTATCCATTTTATATGGCACATAGTGGTTATCCCATAGGTTAATTACAGTGTTAACTTAAACCCAAATTAGATATATGAATTGAATTTGTgcaagtttactcaattgttAGAACTCTAGTCTAAAGTCAAGATTTTGAGCCAACGAAGTCTAACTAGTGAGATCaagaatttatgaaataatCTTAAGTTCTCTTATACTTTTGTAATATACTATCTGTCTAGAGTTATAGCTCCCCTTATATGTCCATTACCCAATCTTCCCTTCCCTGCAATTCTTAAAGTCTCTTTTCACATAATCTCTCAATTTTTCCCAAAATACTCTCTCCTTCTCTGAAACCATTCAAAATTATATGGCTTCagaaaaaacacacaaaaaaaaagaaacaaaagtcaGCTAGCTGCTACTGAGGCATCATCATTTATAGTAAATTTAATCAATTGCAACACCCCTATCATTTTTTCTCAGGTTTCAACAACACCCATCTCAATTTCTTCCCTTAAATTCCCGGGGAATCATTTACACCTCAAAttacatacatacatatcatcAACACACCAAAAACAGAAAAATTTCATGACATTATTGCGCAAATAAGGCCGAATATGGAAGCAGAAACATAGAATTTGAATTGTAACACAAAGATATTAGGGTATTTGTATTTTCCGTGAGAGAGAACACAACAACTTACAGTGCCGGGCCGAGAGGTAGAGACAGTGGTGTCGAGCAAGAAAATCTGACTGTAATGTGAATTGAAAGGGCCGGAAATTAGAATTTGGGTTGCATTGCTTGTTGCCCACCCAAGAAGGGATAAATTTGataataaatacataattttaaaatttgttgtcAAGTATTAATCAATAATTTAAGAGGGGTAAATATTATGACATGTTATATTTCCTTCGTAcacgtctttttttttttagtagaGAAAATTTTGGGATAGATATCCTATGACTGAGCCAAATTTTTTACTGGTTAAAAGATCTTTTTCTAATTGTTCTAGAAAAAAACGATATTCTTTAAAAGAAATACGAGATTTTGCTTCTAGCAAATATGTTTGGCCTCATTTTTGGGTCAAATCAATATGTTCTGAGAAAAAGATTAGAGAATGAATCTAATTATTACACATAAGTGTCACTTGACACACATTTTTATCAAAATACTAGCACTCGTGGAAGATTCTAGAGAAATGTGGAGGATTTCTCTTGGAAGATTCTATAATCCCATGTATTTGCATAGAAAGTCCTTAGAATATTCTAGACTTGTAGAATATTACAGAAAAGAGACTTTGTTGTAAATATGTAAAGATTTGTACAACAATTATTACTTATCCATGTAATGACATGGTCCGACGTTATGGATACTCCAATGGGAAAGAAATTTGGGTCAGAAAACATCTGAGTAGTAACTTGAAAAATTTGAGTCTAGGATAGACTTGAATGAAATTTGAGTCAGGTGAGTTTTGGAGTAATTCGGTAATGAATAGATGATTAAATTCTGAGTTTGATAGCTTGAGTTGATAGTCTAGACATTAAGGAGCTTGTACGGCTTTATGGAACGAATTCAACCGATTAGAGCTCTCGTAATGGATCTTGGCATGAAGGGTTGATTTTAAAGTGTCATGATTTGAGGGTGTGTTGCAAAATGAGGGCTTGTGACTCAAATCCCAAGGTTTTATTCTTGTGCAACCTGCTATCGCGGGGTAAGTAATGCTATGACGGAACAGTCACAAATTTAAGTACCAGAATTGTTTTTATTTCCATCAATTTTCGTGCAAAAGGTAAGTTAATCGCTCTCCTacttgtattttgattcttagaaccCAGAATCCATGGTAAATATCTTAGGGGAGGGTTCTTGGCTTGaatttaatggtggaaaaagccTTAATTGGAGGGAGGTGATCATGAAAGATGGCCAAGGGCTAGAATTTTGATATAACCCGAATATTGTAGGCCAATGGTTCACTGATTCTTGTATTTCTTGTTTGATTTTAGGCCAAGAACAAGTCAAGAGACTTCGGAAAAGGATTACTCCAATTCTTTAGAGTTTCAAAGGcttggctttgaggtaggtgatggtttacaTTCCTGTCTGTGCTACATGTGCTTCTACTGTAATTGATAGTATTGCTTGCATATATGAGACTAGGAAATATGTAATGAACTTGATCAAATGACTATTGTGATCAATTATATGCAATGAACTGaatacttgattgtgcaagctatgaactattcattgtggattgtgattatgattgtgattgttGGATCGTGTTTCACGTCGGTACaaattgaatcgggtgtcacgccgACATATAATTAGATTGAGTATCACGCTGGTACgtattgaatcgggtgtcacctCGACACATATTGAATCAGGTACCACGCCGACAGAAACTAACAGTTTAAATATGGGTTTCATGGGAGGACCATTGTTTGATTGTTATATTTGGAGTTGACTCTGTAAATTGTTATTGCTCATGAAATGATAATTGATAATGTGTTCCTGTATATGTCTGTATTTACTATGTTGTagttacttgtatatattttacTTACTGGACTGACCGCGTGATTTTACTAGTACACCATTGTTTGTGTACTAATACTGCTACTCTTTTCTTGTTGAGTACAGGACATCTTCAGGTGACTGCTGATAAACCTCAGATAAAAGACCACTGACTATTcagaattcaagggtgagccagttCTTTCAAGCTGTCATGGATTCTTCTAGGATCTCAGTCCAATCTTTTAGGACTTAGAACTTGCAGACTTATTTTTGTACTATTATTTTTTAGGTTGACTCCCCGTACTCTTAAATTTGTTGCTTagtagttttggtacaatgactttcaggttctagcgGGGGTTGACTTTCGCATGTTTTGACCATATTATGATTGTGTTTGAATTAATTTTCTAAGTTTATGTGAACTCAacttaaacttatataaaaattattttcacatCATTTTATGCTTATTTTTGTATTAAGATGCTAGTTTGAGGTGTAGTTTTGATTCTCCTACCAGAGGGTTTGTGTAGGTGCCACTCACGGTCTGATTTGAATTGTGACAATCCATTAGCTCCTAAAtaagtagtataaatagaggaacatttatttgtaaaattatCAAGCAAATTATTCAGTTGTCTTATACAAATCTGTCTAGCAATACTTTTGTGTTCTTTATACtattttctttgcaatttttagtgTCTTACGTTGACTTGACATGGTAAAATCGTGAGTAAATAGTGTAAGAATGTGAGCCAGTTGTCAAGTATCACATGTGAGCTTAGTTAAAGACTAAGGGTGTGACAACATAGTATCAAACCAAGGTTATAACTAAGTAAATTACAAACGATGCAAAATTCAATGTTGTTAATACTCTATCCAACGTCACCCAAGATGTCACTACTAAGAAGGCACGTAACAAGAAGAGGAATGCTGCCAACAAGAACGAGAAGTTGTTATGTGAGGCTGTATCAAGTGAAGGGCTTACGTCCCAGGAATCATCTGTCATAGAGAAGAGCAGAGATAAAGTGGAggtctgtcacgccccgagagggtaccctagacgtgaccggcactcgaagaccattgttggtcccaaagtgaaccacttggtccaatcacacatccgttcatatcaatcaatcagcagaaagtttaaaataaagaaataatttagtgggcaatccaaatcatcaatctaactcaaggaatAAAGGCCATGAGCCAACAATTCAACTTCAATCTATGTcgtttaaaatagtttgacaagaatgatttaaggaaataaaatactcaatcaacccatcactatctagtctatgaagcctctatcactactatctaattggtgccaatgacatattcgtggctacctcaaatcaaaatgaaaagggctaactgacgcaagaataacataagcggtatcctccgaatgtaggggaggactcaccaatacgctgagtgtgtatagatcctcaatggtgctcctattgacgatctcttaaacctgtatctgcatcatgaaatgatgcaggtccaaatggacgtcagtacatagaatgtatgagtatttaatatggcagaatgaaacatacctcaaggaagagtaatgttggttcaaatatctcaactcagaaagataagagagactcaatcaaagtgtcataagtctaaagtaaggatacatttttagacaaagaccaatcatataccatacaatccaatccaatcatgtacaatacagttcaatcaaatcatttacaattcgatcccatccaatcacataccactctattcaacccaatcacacatcattctattcaatccaatccaatcgtacactatccgatcatatatcatttaatccaatccaccacatatcacctactccaattcaatcatacacaatctaatcatatatcatccaatccaatccaatcatataccataaactcaacaatcaactcaacaatcaagtcaaaggactcaactcaataaatatgcaaattagaacttagtaatgtgatataatccaactcaattatcaataagctcaatcaaaccaatcaaatcatgcacaatccactcaatttgggagtttctctaaccgacaacaatcccaccacctataagtaggtgatgcacaatgagccacgtcgttgccacgtccgtccataccttgccagggcatgaacgaatcaatcaatcatggattccatcgatcagtcaagtcctatcatttcaggataataaaatggaaaatatccgactttaacggttcgatcccatgggaagcatccgactttaacggttcaatcccttcctatgttggcggcgtagtttatggggttcgagtatagactatactcttacccaattcggtgctcgatactccttccaagactcaatatgcacatatccattaagtgagtaaaatattcaaaatactcatttagtctcttaggacttagtttcaaatcaactcatttagtctcattggactcttttcaaaactcaatccatctggtctcattggaccttctttcacaatcaactcatttaaatcatcaaactcttctttctGAATtcgataccatctcaactcaatgaatgcagaaaatattagatgcatttaaaatataatttcaactccttaactcaaactcaaaatagacatttttatgtaaaaatactcaactcgtttatactcatgttcaaaaataattaaaagacttctcaaactcaactcatgcttaaactcttttattaaatcatagatgaaaataatcactctttaaactcaaaatagtgtataaatagtttatgcaaaaatgttcacaaatcatttatttaaaactccttctcaaaagatcatttattttcaaaatgttcataagacttcaatcaactcaaattatgcaaatcacatattcACATTAGACTCAAATCCACTttatcacacaacatcctcatcaacataacctcttcattcacatcatcgtcaaatatcatcattcacatcatcatcaaacatcatcatcacatcatcatcaaatatcatcatcacatcatcatcaaacatctactccaaaatccttatttaattctatattccatttatagaaacaaaagtgacattctagctctaccaacgtttcatttctttttatgccattcataTTGTAACTATCCCAATtttcatataactcaaaattaatttcatcaaactcatgtaaaagaatacctcatttcactatgaaaataatattgtttttatgtacataaaaaacatcaatctcatcctcaagataaattatgacaaaagaaatctcatcttgggttcatgtgaatgaatacatgaatccatacactcaacaaaactcaactcaagaacaccatcaatacatatgaatttatatacaaaaattcatttgtagtcaataatatgaaagataactatttagtaattcaagtcatgaaaatcatcaatcaattaatagtaaaaagaaaatctttctataattttgggaaaaattcaagaaaacctcCATGGGAGGTTCAAgcttttcaccattttcatccaacacatctatggggcatatggaagaactcaatccatattttaggttagccttacataccttagagtagattttgaagaaaccttgttgttgggtcttcaatgggaagcttgaatccttgagcttttgagggcaaattcttgttggagatgtttgggagagaagaggggatgaagattagggttttggggaggtgGGGAGGCTGAAAATATCATCCCAAAACATTTCAagttgggtatatataattaggaaaaaagtccaagttgcccctcttcaaaatatggaaaactgggcaaaaatcttgctggcgctatagtggcgcgtcgcgccactgcagcgccaagccaaaataggcttaaaaccctgcacatctaatagtggcgcgtcgcgccaaggaccaaactactgaggctgttttctggcgctatagtggcgtcgggcgccactggagcgccaagcctaaatttcttGCAGTtgtcgcccaggcctgaaattcctgcagtactagtctgtagtaaaatggtcataacttttgactccgaactccaaaaattacaatcttggtggtgttggaaagaagactcaaagagctttaatttggtaggtcgtggtccacccagttcattatattctaggagatttggtcatttgaagttgacccttatactaactcctccgaaaacttaatcgattggaattctttggactcgacttggtgttagagatcccttatgacccctaaacacatctaacacacttaaaatacttaggaattaatcctaactcatatataaaattacaagtccttcggtccgagtctacccacacgtggagaagtgttcgagtctttgcgaaaaatttTCCGGGGTGTTACAAGGTCCTTCCCAAGAACGTCTCACTCCGTagaatggggtttatgaatgtTATTGCAGGGATGGACATCATCGAGATCTTTATTCCAACGTTTGGGAATAGTGGAGGGCACCCTTAGCGTCCTTCCGGGGCATATTCTTGAAGAGATTGAGAGCATCCGAAATGACTTTAAGGATCATATGCACGTCGAGATAGAGCTAAGGCAAATATTCATTGCCTTAGAGTGCAGATTCATAAAAGCGTTGAACACTATTGATGCCATGAAGCAATGATAAAGGCACTTGAGGAACAAGTCAATGATGGCGTAGCTGAAATAACAGAAATATTATTGTGATGAGGAGGAcaaagattgaggctcccaagccaccaGAGCTCAAAGAGGTTCGTGATGTACAAGAAATTAAGAACTTTCTTTGGCACTTAGAAAACTATTACAAATCTGGAAAAATCAGGAATGATGAATCCAAGATGTGTTGCACCTATCATAACTGCCAATTGCTTGTTGGGGTTCGCATCATGAATTTGTTAAAACTTTAATTAACATATTGACTTTATTATTGAtgtttttgatattattattggtgATGCTCGATATTTAGAAGAAAGAGCTAAGGCAAAAGAATATCTTAGAACTTACCAAATATTTGAGGTTGTTTTCTTGCACTTAATGAGAATGTTTTGATGATCACAAATGAACTTAACGCatcattagaaaaaaaaaacggTATATTGTAAATGTTGTTTTACTTATTGAAGTGGAAAAGAGGCAACTTCAAAATCTAAGGGATGAAGGATATCTGCTTTTTGTGTCAAGCGCGACATttcaatatataatattgatgATTTTTACTTTAGCTATGAAGATTTTGACGTAAAATTGTtaagtataatattttatatcacTTATTGCAAAGTGCTTCTTAAGATTACCAATTGGcatcttcaaaaattcaatGACCATCTAAATGAGGTGACACCATATCCTTAAATTTTACAAGACTTCTTTGTGTTAACTAacctttttattaaatttaatttttttacccACATAATTCTTGAAGCAtttaaaatcatcaattctttattttattttattttattgatgtATTATCAACTAATCATTTTGTTAAATAGTTAACTTTTGTTAACTTCAAAAACTAAAATCTCACACTTCAAATAAATGAAGTTTATATGCAGTAACACAGAGACTAAAACTGCTATTTTCTCTTGTTCTTTtaattgataatctttttgttgatttctttGTACATTACTTTTTCATACGTTAAATCCACTCGATGAAAATCCAATGTCAATTATCCAAAAATATATAGccatatagtatttttttttttttgatttcatacatattttaaaatattcatttaattataaaataaaa contains the following coding sequences:
- the LOC129880743 gene encoding uncharacterized protein LOC129880743 isoform X1, coding for MVSFSSWRSDLVTDVLCPKIGGVYPRLPSHIVSYKRSTLKSHDCVQPVSRKVPGRSITHLSLAGRAVKCASFVERNYQSSVNDDEDPFWINATKQGIRAAKSILEFLVEQPSQLKYIEWPGFQSTDTQLLVIKTKSQMLNIVDVLYGLAVELDMWMQCNFCFRCNTLI
- the LOC129880743 gene encoding uncharacterized protein LOC129880743 isoform X3, producing the protein MVSFSSWRSDLVTDVLCPKIGGVYPRLPSHIVSYKRSTLKSHDCVQPVSRKVPGRSITHLSLAGRAVKCASFVERNYQSSVNDDEDPFWINATKQGIRAAKSILEFLVEQPSQLKYIEWPGFQSTVHEMDKGGAKWTR
- the LOC129880743 gene encoding uncharacterized protein LOC129880743 isoform X2; amino-acid sequence: MVSFSSWRSDLVTDVLCPKIGGVYPRLPSHIVSYKRSTLKSHDCVQPVSRKVPGRSITHLSLAGRAVKCASFVERNYQSSVNDDEDPFWINATKQGIRAAKSILEFLVEQPSQLKYIEWPGFQSTLKTAILALVLVGLFIIALLSVDSALSYMLALFLRRPT
- the LOC129880743 gene encoding uncharacterized protein LOC129880743 isoform X4; its protein translation is MVSFSSWRSDLVTDVLCPKIGGVYPRLPSHIVSYKRSTLKSHDCVQPVSRKVPGRSITHLSLAGRAVKCASFVERNYQSSVNDDEDPFWINATKQGIRAAKSILEFLVEQPSQLKYIEWPGFQSTSRAPVGVT